The proteins below are encoded in one region of Peribacillus muralis:
- a CDS encoding amino acid permease has protein sequence MSNSQSTSSPTELKRSLKARHLMMISLGGTIGTGLFLASGGAIHSAGPGGALVAYAVIGIMVYYLMTSLAEMAAYMPVAGSFRVYASKFVDPSFGFAIGWNYWYNWAITIAAELAAVVLIMKFWFPDTPSFIWSAIALVMMFLINYMSVKGFGEAEFWFAMIKVVTVVIFLITGVLIILGIMGGKDPIGFSNFTMGNGPFNGGFFTILGVFMAAGFSFQGTELLGVTAGESEDPEKNIPKAIRSVFWRIILFYILAIFVIGMIIPFTDSRLLSEDVAVSPFTLVFERAGLAFAASIMNAIILSSVLSAGNSGMYASTRMLWDLARDGKAPKFLGKLDKRGVPVNALIVTALVGCLAFLASFFGDGVVYIWLLNASGMAGFVTWVGIAIAHYRFRKAYSAQGLDLNELPYRAKGFPFGPIFALVLCIIIIIGQGYQAFSSDGIDWNSMFVSYIGLVLFFGLWLGYKWKHKTKIIPLEECDLKNK, from the coding sequence TTGTCTAATTCTCAGTCAACATCAAGTCCTACTGAATTGAAAAGGAGCCTGAAAGCGCGGCACTTAATGATGATTTCATTAGGTGGAACGATTGGAACAGGTTTATTTTTAGCAAGCGGCGGCGCCATTCATTCGGCCGGTCCCGGCGGTGCCCTGGTGGCATACGCTGTCATCGGCATCATGGTTTATTACTTAATGACAAGTCTTGCGGAAATGGCAGCATACATGCCAGTGGCTGGTTCGTTCCGTGTCTATGCATCTAAATTCGTCGATCCATCCTTCGGTTTTGCAATAGGCTGGAACTATTGGTATAACTGGGCAATCACCATTGCTGCTGAATTGGCAGCCGTTGTTTTAATCATGAAGTTTTGGTTCCCTGATACTCCTTCCTTCATCTGGAGTGCCATTGCCCTAGTCATGATGTTCCTTATCAATTACATGTCCGTGAAAGGTTTTGGCGAAGCCGAATTCTGGTTTGCCATGATCAAAGTCGTGACAGTGGTCATTTTCCTGATCACAGGTGTTCTGATCATTCTTGGCATCATGGGTGGAAAGGATCCCATCGGATTCTCCAACTTCACGATGGGCAACGGTCCCTTCAATGGTGGCTTCTTCACGATTCTAGGCGTATTCATGGCCGCCGGTTTTTCATTCCAAGGAACGGAATTGCTTGGAGTGACGGCGGGTGAAAGCGAAGATCCGGAAAAAAACATTCCTAAGGCAATCAGATCTGTTTTCTGGCGCATTATCTTATTCTACATCCTTGCCATTTTTGTGATTGGCATGATCATTCCGTTTACGGATTCACGACTGCTAAGTGAAGATGTTGCCGTCAGTCCTTTCACGCTAGTTTTCGAGCGTGCCGGTCTTGCCTTTGCAGCCTCCATCATGAACGCGATCATCTTATCATCCGTACTTTCCGCCGGTAATTCCGGCATGTATGCCTCAACCCGTATGCTCTGGGACTTGGCACGTGATGGGAAAGCGCCGAAATTCCTTGGTAAGTTGGATAAACGGGGGGTTCCGGTCAATGCTCTTATCGTAACTGCTTTAGTTGGCTGCCTTGCATTCCTTGCTTCATTTTTCGGGGACGGCGTTGTGTATATCTGGTTATTGAATGCTTCCGGCATGGCCGGATTCGTTACCTGGGTCGGGATTGCGATTGCCCACTATCGGTTCCGAAAAGCATACTCAGCTCAAGGGCTTGACTTGAATGAATTACCATATAGGGCCAAGGGCTTCCCATTCGGTCCGATCTTCGCACTTGTTCTATGTATCATCATCATCATCGGACAAGGCTACCAAGCTTTTTCTAGCGACGGCATCGACTGGAATTCCATGTTCGTATCTTACATCGGCTTAGTTCTTTTCTTCGGCCTATGGCTAGGTTATAAATGGAAGCACAAAACGAAAATCATTCCCCTTGAGGAATGTGATCTTAAAAACAAATGA